One window of Novosphingobium sp. 9U genomic DNA carries:
- a CDS encoding formylglycine-generating enzyme family protein: protein MTWLPGGTFTMGSERFYPEEAPLRRVKVDGFWIDTAPVTNRQFAAFVAETDYTTVAQIAPDPRDYPGMHPDMARAGSLVFHKTSGPVDTSNPANWWRFAFGADWRHPLGPESDIDALDLWEHPVVHVAYADALAFARWAGKDLPTEAEWEYAAWGGAEGLDYAWGSELAPAGAMMANYWQGLFPFANQVLDGYERTSPVGSFPANGYGLYDMVGNTWEWTQDWWSEKPETPRKKTADSCCALVNPRGAKLKDSFDASQPKVRIGRKVLKGGSHLCAANYCQRYRPAARHPEMIDTSTTHIGFRCVRRV, encoded by the coding sequence ATGACCTGGCTACCGGGTGGAACCTTCACCATGGGTTCCGAGCGGTTCTACCCCGAGGAAGCGCCGCTCCGCCGGGTCAAGGTCGATGGCTTCTGGATCGACACGGCGCCCGTCACCAACCGCCAATTCGCCGCCTTCGTGGCGGAGACGGATTACACGACGGTGGCGCAGATCGCGCCCGATCCTCGTGATTACCCTGGCATGCATCCCGACATGGCGCGCGCGGGATCGCTCGTCTTCCACAAGACCTCGGGTCCGGTGGACACCTCCAACCCTGCGAACTGGTGGCGCTTCGCATTCGGAGCGGACTGGCGTCACCCGCTCGGTCCCGAAAGCGACATCGACGCGCTCGATCTATGGGAGCACCCAGTGGTGCACGTCGCCTACGCCGATGCGCTCGCCTTCGCACGATGGGCGGGCAAGGACCTGCCCACGGAAGCCGAGTGGGAGTACGCTGCTTGGGGCGGCGCCGAGGGGCTCGACTATGCGTGGGGCAGCGAACTGGCTCCGGCCGGTGCGATGATGGCGAACTACTGGCAGGGCCTATTCCCCTTCGCCAACCAGGTGCTGGACGGCTATGAGCGCACCTCCCCCGTCGGTAGCTTTCCGGCCAACGGCTACGGGCTATACGACATGGTCGGCAATACCTGGGAGTGGACCCAGGATTGGTGGAGTGAGAAGCCCGAGACACCGCGCAAGAAGACAGCGGACTCGTGCTGCGCCCTCGTCAACCCGCGCGGCGCCAAGCTGAAGGACAGCTTCGACGCATCCCAGCCGAAAGTCAGGATCGGCCGCAAGGTGCTCAAGGGCGGCTCGCATTTGTGCGCCGCGAACTATTGCCAACGCTATCGGCCCGCCGCGCGCCATCCGGAAATGATCGACACATCGACAACTCACATCGGTTTTCGCTGCGTTCGGCGCGTATGA
- a CDS encoding TonB-dependent receptor, with product MSKLLHAATIALFSTTALSAIPAKAAEADTTFAAADDGASGGDIIVTARRRNERIQDVPVAANAFGGEQLAATRTYNLRDLQQLTPSLVVTNTNPRNTSINIRGLGNNVSVYNDGLEPAVGVYVDQVYLARPGQAVFDLSDVERIEVLRGPQGTLFGKNTSAGAVVVTTKSPTFDPEAGGDITFGNYGFRQLHAYASGALVDDVLAARLYVSKTDRDGYMTNRYDGDDTQDYHDFGVRGQLLFTPSANFKLRVIGDYGRQSSKTAAAVLTGVIRQYDNGTTFANNYNDRSARLGYQPTPIDPNARLVDVDANPRYKMNQWGVAAIADLTIPGNTLTSVTAYRAWNWYPHNDGDATSLDAGTDFHQSNEQRQFSQELRIASEGPRKIDYVAGLYYLWQSIDAEAVNAYGSRAASWFVAPNVDQTAAAAALNGYTIIGLSKPVTNSYAAFGQAIWHITPTVDFTGGLRYTYETKSGYFDQTATGASLSGLNAAQLAAANTIRARYGIANFYTAHTREGRLSGSATLSWKVTPDTLLYATYGRGHKFGGLNLANITTTGAFAADPVIKPETIDSYELGVKTAWLDRKLTANLAAFWTDDRDYQTTVVDVDRNNISYFTNVGAVRTRGFEADLHADPAPWLSLYASGAYTDAKYTSYRNSPCPIETAGQATCDLSGQRLPGVSKWAASAGGEARAGVGAVLGHDSELYFGADYSYRSNFYTTANLSRYSLIPSYSLINARVGVRTLDGLVDVQVWARNITDKLYYASLSAGTTGSVTGTLGDPQTYGVTLRTRF from the coding sequence ATGAGCAAGCTTCTGCACGCGGCAACGATCGCGCTGTTCTCCACCACAGCCCTGAGCGCGATCCCGGCCAAGGCGGCGGAAGCGGACACGACCTTTGCAGCTGCGGACGACGGCGCAAGCGGCGGCGACATCATCGTCACCGCGCGCCGCCGCAACGAACGCATCCAGGATGTGCCGGTCGCGGCCAACGCATTCGGCGGCGAGCAGCTTGCCGCCACCCGTACGTACAACTTGCGCGATCTGCAGCAGCTGACGCCAAGCCTGGTCGTCACCAACACCAACCCGCGCAACACCAGCATCAACATCCGCGGGCTGGGCAACAACGTGTCGGTCTACAACGACGGTCTCGAGCCGGCTGTCGGCGTCTATGTCGATCAGGTCTACCTCGCCCGTCCAGGCCAGGCGGTGTTCGATCTGTCGGATGTCGAGCGCATCGAAGTGCTGCGCGGTCCGCAAGGAACCCTGTTCGGCAAGAACACGTCCGCCGGCGCCGTGGTCGTGACCACCAAGTCGCCCACGTTCGATCCCGAAGCCGGCGGCGACATCACCTTCGGCAACTACGGCTTTCGCCAGCTTCACGCCTATGCGAGCGGTGCGCTGGTCGACGATGTACTCGCTGCTCGCCTCTATGTCTCCAAGACGGACCGCGATGGCTACATGACGAACCGCTACGATGGCGACGACACGCAGGATTATCACGACTTCGGCGTGCGGGGGCAGTTGCTGTTCACCCCCAGCGCCAACTTCAAGCTCCGCGTCATTGGCGACTATGGCCGGCAAAGCTCGAAGACGGCCGCGGCGGTGCTCACCGGTGTCATCCGGCAGTATGACAACGGCACCACCTTCGCCAACAACTACAACGACCGCTCTGCCCGGCTGGGTTATCAGCCGACGCCGATCGATCCCAACGCGCGCCTCGTCGATGTCGACGCGAACCCCCGCTACAAAATGAACCAGTGGGGCGTAGCTGCCATTGCCGACCTCACCATCCCCGGCAACACGCTGACCTCGGTCACGGCCTATCGCGCTTGGAACTGGTACCCGCACAACGATGGCGATGCGACCAGCCTCGACGCCGGAACCGACTTCCATCAGAGCAACGAGCAGCGCCAGTTCAGCCAGGAACTGCGGATCGCCTCCGAAGGCCCGCGCAAGATCGACTACGTGGCGGGGCTCTACTACTTGTGGCAATCGATCGATGCGGAGGCGGTGAACGCCTACGGCAGCCGGGCCGCATCCTGGTTCGTCGCGCCGAACGTCGACCAGACCGCCGCCGCGGCCGCCCTCAACGGCTATACGATCATCGGCCTCTCCAAGCCGGTGACGAACAGCTATGCCGCGTTCGGCCAGGCGATCTGGCACATCACCCCGACCGTCGATTTCACGGGCGGCTTGCGATACACGTACGAGACGAAGTCGGGCTACTTCGACCAGACCGCGACAGGAGCAAGCCTCTCCGGGTTGAACGCGGCACAGCTGGCCGCTGCCAACACCATCCGCGCGCGATACGGCATCGCGAACTTCTACACCGCCCACACGCGCGAGGGACGGCTCTCCGGTTCTGCCACGTTATCGTGGAAGGTGACGCCCGACACGCTGCTCTATGCAACGTACGGACGCGGGCACAAGTTCGGCGGGCTCAATCTCGCGAACATCACCACGACCGGCGCCTTTGCCGCCGACCCGGTGATCAAGCCCGAGACCATCGACAGCTACGAACTGGGCGTGAAGACCGCCTGGCTCGACCGTAAGCTGACCGCGAACCTCGCCGCGTTCTGGACCGACGACCGGGATTACCAGACCACGGTAGTGGACGTGGACCGCAACAACATCTCGTACTTCACCAACGTCGGCGCCGTGCGCACCCGCGGCTTCGAAGCGGACCTGCACGCCGATCCGGCGCCGTGGCTCTCGCTCTATGCTTCAGGCGCCTATACCGATGCGAAGTACACCAGCTATCGCAACTCGCCTTGTCCGATCGAGACTGCCGGGCAGGCGACCTGCGACCTGAGTGGCCAACGCTTGCCTGGCGTGTCCAAGTGGGCGGCCTCGGCCGGTGGCGAGGCGCGCGCCGGGGTCGGAGCGGTGCTAGGGCATGACAGCGAGCTCTACTTCGGCGCCGATTACAGCTACCGCTCCAACTTCTACACCACCGCCAATCTGTCGCGTTATTCGCTGATCCCGAGCTACTCGCTGATCAACGCGCGCGTGGGCGTACGCACGCTCGATGGCCTGGTCGATGTCCAGGTTTGGGCGCGTAACATCACGGACAAGCTCTACTACGCGAGCCTGTCGGCAGGCACGACGGGATCGGTCACCGGTACGCTGGGCGATCCGCAGACCTATGGTGTGACGCTCAGAACGCGGTTCTGA
- a CDS encoding arylsulfatase, which translates to MTRKAALLAAALVSTLLTSPAIAQQPAAPAPLPAATVQQASRPNFLVIVADDLGWSDLGAFGGEIATPNLDSLANKGVRFTGFHTAPTCSPTRSILLSGVDNHEAGIGTMVEQRPASLAQRPGYEGYLNDRVASIAELLQQGGYRTLMAGKWHLGLTPERGPAARGFERSYALVQGLGNHFGADQGGAWKKANANPTYRENGKLVQYPKGRYSADYFADRLIGFLDEAPNDRPFFAYLPFTTPHWPMQAPPETSAKYKGRYDAGYEVLRAERLERQKRLGLAPLDQTPHPLEKVKPWASLSAEEKAIESRKMEVYAAMVDQMDQNVGRVIAELKRRGTYDNTVIIFLADNGPEGNEIDAPFQVRNVPGGAKRLGIDNSLNNIGNATSYVGYGAGWAQANSSPSWLVKGYPTEGGTRVTAFAAGKGVVGDRISRGYISVADVAPTLLSLAGIGQPETFKGRPILPFEGKSLVPVLEGKATEIHGPAEPIGTELFYRRALRKGDWKAVYLPKSQDAYPRDAVGEGKWQLFNLATDPAESKDLAQALPDKLAELVADWDRYAATKGVALPESKPAK; encoded by the coding sequence GTGACCCGCAAGGCCGCCCTCCTCGCCGCTGCTCTGGTGAGCACGCTCCTGACCTCGCCTGCCATCGCGCAACAACCCGCTGCCCCGGCCCCCCTCCCCGCCGCGACCGTGCAGCAGGCATCTCGGCCCAACTTCCTGGTGATCGTGGCGGACGACCTCGGCTGGTCGGACCTGGGAGCCTTCGGCGGCGAGATCGCCACTCCGAACCTGGATAGCCTGGCCAACAAGGGCGTGCGGTTCACCGGCTTCCACACGGCCCCGACATGCTCGCCGACGCGCTCGATCCTGCTGAGCGGGGTCGATAACCACGAAGCGGGCATCGGCACGATGGTGGAACAGCGCCCGGCCTCGCTGGCGCAAAGGCCTGGTTACGAGGGTTATCTCAACGACCGTGTGGCGTCGATTGCCGAACTGCTGCAGCAAGGCGGATATCGCACGCTGATGGCGGGTAAGTGGCACCTGGGACTGACGCCGGAGCGGGGCCCTGCCGCACGCGGGTTCGAGCGCTCCTATGCCCTGGTGCAGGGCTTGGGCAACCACTTCGGCGCCGATCAGGGTGGTGCTTGGAAGAAGGCGAACGCCAATCCGACATACCGCGAGAACGGCAAGCTCGTGCAGTATCCCAAGGGGCGCTACTCGGCCGACTACTTTGCCGACCGCCTGATCGGCTTCCTCGACGAGGCACCCAACGACAGGCCGTTCTTCGCCTACCTGCCCTTCACTACGCCGCATTGGCCCATGCAAGCGCCTCCCGAAACGAGCGCGAAGTACAAGGGCCGCTACGACGCCGGCTATGAAGTGCTGCGTGCCGAGCGCCTCGAGCGACAGAAGCGCTTGGGCCTCGCACCGCTCGACCAGACGCCGCATCCGCTCGAAAAGGTGAAGCCTTGGGCCAGCCTATCGGCCGAAGAGAAAGCCATCGAGTCCCGCAAGATGGAAGTCTACGCCGCGATGGTCGACCAGATGGACCAGAACGTCGGCCGGGTGATTGCGGAACTCAAGCGCCGCGGCACGTACGACAACACGGTGATCATCTTTCTCGCCGACAATGGCCCCGAAGGAAACGAGATCGATGCTCCGTTCCAGGTTCGCAACGTCCCGGGCGGCGCCAAGCGCTTGGGCATCGACAACAGCTTAAACAACATCGGCAATGCCACGTCGTATGTAGGCTATGGCGCTGGCTGGGCGCAGGCGAACAGCTCGCCCTCCTGGTTGGTGAAGGGCTACCCTACCGAGGGCGGCACGCGCGTAACGGCGTTCGCTGCAGGCAAGGGCGTTGTCGGCGACCGCATCTCGCGCGGCTACATCAGCGTGGCGGACGTTGCTCCGACGCTGCTCTCACTCGCCGGCATCGGTCAGCCCGAGACGTTCAAGGGCCGGCCAATCCTGCCGTTCGAAGGCAAGAGCCTCGTGCCGGTCCTGGAAGGCAAGGCTACCGAGATCCACGGGCCTGCCGAGCCGATCGGCACGGAGCTGTTCTACCGGCGCGCGCTCCGCAAGGGGGACTGGAAGGCCGTCTACCTGCCCAAGAGCCAGGACGCTTACCCGCGCGACGCCGTGGGAGAGGGCAAGTGGCAGCTGTTCAACCTGGCAACCGACCCGGCCGAGTCCAAGGACCTGGCCCAGGCCTTGCCGGACAAGCTGGCCGAACTCGTCGCCGATTGGGATCGCTATGCCGCGACGAAGGGCGTTGCACTTCCTGAGAGCAAACCAGCAAAATAG
- a CDS encoding response regulator, giving the protein MKARHTVLVIDDEPHIRRLIVATLTRADYNAVEAANAREALDRLRTERPDVALLDLGLPDRDGLELVPLIKQQSGTTLIVVSARDATDEKVAALDLGADDYLTKPFDTDELLARVRVALRNRITRDGGELALTVEDVTIDLLARTVVKGGKPVHLTPKELAVLEQLARFPSRVITHRQIMAHVWPKEHEHHVEYLRALVRSLRQKIETDPQRPRIINNELGIGYRLCVPSEGT; this is encoded by the coding sequence ATGAAGGCCCGCCACACCGTCTTGGTCATCGACGACGAACCGCATATCCGCCGGCTGATCGTGGCTACTCTGACGCGCGCCGATTACAACGCGGTGGAAGCCGCGAACGCACGAGAGGCGCTGGACAGGTTGCGCACCGAGCGGCCCGACGTGGCCCTGCTCGACCTCGGCCTGCCCGACCGCGATGGCTTGGAACTCGTGCCATTGATCAAGCAGCAATCGGGTACCACGCTCATCGTCGTGTCCGCTCGCGATGCCACGGATGAGAAAGTCGCCGCGCTCGACCTCGGCGCCGACGACTACCTCACCAAGCCCTTCGACACCGATGAACTGCTGGCCCGCGTCCGCGTCGCCTTGCGCAACCGGATCACGCGCGATGGCGGCGAGCTGGCATTGACGGTCGAGGACGTGACCATCGACCTGCTTGCCCGTACCGTCGTCAAGGGCGGCAAGCCGGTGCATCTTACCCCCAAGGAGCTTGCCGTGCTGGAGCAGCTCGCGCGCTTTCCTAGCCGGGTGATTACTCATCGCCAGATCATGGCACATGTGTGGCCCAAAGAGCATGAACACCACGTCGAGTACTTGCGCGCCCTAGTGCGAAGCTTGCGTCAGAAGATCGAGACCGACCCCCAGCGCCCGCGCATCATCAACAACGAGCTCGGAATCGGTTACCGGCTGTGCGTGCCTTCGGAGGGCACCTGA
- a CDS encoding sensor histidine kinase KdpD: MNADDRPSPEALLRAAAQEGRGRLKVFLGAAPGVGKTWEMLTEGRQRRDAGVDVVIGVVETHGRCETEALVEGHEIVPRRAVDHAGHSLGEMDLDAVLERRPQLVLVDELAHTNALGSRHPKRYQDIEELLAAGIDVYSTLNIQHVESLNDVVASFTRVRVRETVPDSVLEQAEIEVVDIPPDELIGRLKDGKVYVPHEATRALGHFFSKSNLTALRELALRRAAQAVDAQMLEHVRAHALAGSFAVGERIVVAVSEHPHAAGLVRAGKRLADALRAPWTAIHIETRRDQHFSAEDRRQLADTLALASRLGAATASVPAVGVVEGISRFAGEARATQIVLGKSARSWWFELRNGSVVDRLVRTLGDVAIHVLPGETATVRAPARQAKPPGRWGNPLHYLWSLLLVGAVAIVGRLLLAVLDLGNVALLFLVPVMIAAASYGLRAGLFSGIAASLAYNFFFLPPTGTLTVSNPENVVSIIVLLGVAVVTSQFAARVRAQADIAAHSARQNAALASFSRQLTQAVTRDALMQAICAEVARLLDARAVLLLPSETGPELRAAYPPEDRLDQIELAAAQWAIANAQPAGRGSATLTASDWLFHPLHTSRGVLGVLGVARADAGDPVRSDQLPLLMSLLVQASVALDRLALEEENLQAQAIGERDRLRSALLSSVGHDLRTPLTTIMSAAQEMQRDPSPALAETIGTEAQRLNRFVANLLDMARVEAGALPMKAEATELLDAVAGAVHDSRASLQGHEIVVDIPPDIPLVRLDPVLLHHCLINLLDNAGRYADPGTPIAIRARRLPDALLLSVIDQGPGIAEGQERRVFDTFTRLEGSDRVQHGTGLGLAIVKAFAEAMGLSVEAANNAAPRGACFTIRIPETLLIRDIDARTMT, from the coding sequence GTGAACGCCGACGATCGTCCCTCTCCCGAAGCCCTCCTGCGTGCCGCCGCGCAGGAGGGCCGTGGCCGTTTGAAGGTCTTCCTGGGCGCGGCGCCGGGCGTCGGCAAGACCTGGGAGATGCTGACGGAAGGCCGCCAGCGCCGCGATGCCGGTGTCGACGTGGTGATCGGGGTGGTCGAGACGCATGGTCGGTGTGAGACCGAGGCGCTGGTCGAGGGCCATGAGATCGTACCCCGCCGCGCCGTCGACCATGCCGGGCACAGCCTGGGCGAGATGGACCTCGACGCCGTGCTCGAACGGCGCCCGCAGCTGGTGCTCGTCGACGAACTGGCGCACACCAACGCGCTCGGCAGCCGCCATCCCAAGCGCTACCAGGATATCGAGGAGCTGCTGGCGGCCGGGATCGACGTCTACTCCACCCTCAACATCCAGCACGTCGAGAGCCTCAACGACGTGGTCGCTTCGTTCACGCGCGTGCGGGTGCGGGAGACCGTGCCGGACTCGGTGCTCGAGCAGGCCGAGATCGAGGTCGTCGACATCCCGCCCGACGAACTGATCGGGCGGTTGAAGGACGGCAAGGTCTACGTGCCGCATGAGGCCACGCGGGCGCTCGGCCACTTCTTCTCCAAATCGAATCTCACCGCGCTACGCGAACTGGCGCTGCGCCGCGCGGCGCAAGCGGTCGACGCGCAGATGCTGGAGCACGTGCGCGCCCATGCGCTGGCCGGCAGCTTCGCGGTCGGCGAGAGGATCGTCGTCGCGGTCAGCGAGCACCCCCACGCCGCCGGTCTGGTCCGCGCCGGCAAGCGCCTCGCCGACGCGCTCCGGGCGCCGTGGACGGCGATCCACATCGAGACGCGGCGCGACCAGCATTTCTCCGCCGAAGACCGCCGCCAGCTCGCCGACACGCTGGCGCTGGCCTCGCGGCTCGGCGCTGCGACGGCCAGCGTGCCTGCAGTGGGCGTGGTCGAAGGGATCAGCCGGTTTGCGGGCGAGGCGCGGGCGACACAGATCGTGCTCGGCAAGTCGGCGCGATCCTGGTGGTTCGAGCTGCGCAACGGCTCAGTCGTCGATCGCCTGGTGCGCACGCTCGGCGATGTTGCCATCCACGTCCTGCCCGGTGAGACCGCCACCGTCCGCGCGCCGGCACGGCAAGCCAAGCCGCCGGGGCGCTGGGGCAACCCGCTCCATTACCTCTGGTCGCTATTGCTGGTGGGCGCGGTGGCGATCGTCGGCCGCCTGCTGCTTGCAGTGCTCGACCTCGGGAACGTCGCGCTGCTGTTCCTGGTGCCGGTGATGATCGCGGCGGCAAGCTATGGCCTTCGCGCCGGCCTGTTCTCCGGGATCGCCGCTAGCCTGGCCTACAACTTTTTCTTCCTGCCGCCCACCGGCACGCTGACGGTCAGCAACCCCGAGAACGTGGTCAGCATCATTGTCCTGCTCGGCGTCGCCGTGGTCACCAGCCAGTTCGCCGCGCGGGTGAGGGCGCAGGCCGACATCGCCGCCCACAGCGCCCGGCAGAACGCCGCGCTGGCCAGTTTCTCGCGCCAGCTCACCCAGGCCGTCACCCGCGACGCGCTGATGCAGGCGATCTGCGCGGAAGTCGCCCGGCTGCTGGATGCACGTGCGGTGCTGCTGCTGCCGTCAGAGACCGGACCCGAGCTGCGCGCGGCCTATCCACCCGAGGATCGCCTCGACCAGATCGAGCTTGCCGCCGCGCAGTGGGCGATCGCCAACGCGCAGCCCGCAGGCAGGGGGTCTGCGACGTTGACGGCATCCGACTGGCTGTTCCACCCCTTGCACACCTCACGCGGGGTGCTCGGCGTGCTCGGTGTCGCCCGTGCCGACGCCGGCGATCCAGTGCGCTCCGACCAGTTGCCACTGCTGATGAGCCTGCTGGTTCAAGCCTCGGTTGCCCTCGACCGCCTGGCGCTGGAGGAAGAGAACCTGCAGGCACAGGCGATCGGCGAGCGCGACCGGCTGCGTTCGGCGCTGCTGTCGTCCGTCGGACACGATCTGCGTACGCCGCTCACCACCATCATGTCGGCGGCGCAGGAAATGCAGCGCGATCCAAGCCCGGCGCTCGCCGAAACGATCGGCACCGAGGCGCAACGCCTCAACCGCTTCGTGGCCAACCTGCTCGACATGGCACGAGTGGAGGCAGGCGCACTGCCGATGAAGGCAGAGGCTACCGAACTGCTCGACGCTGTGGCCGGTGCCGTCCACGACAGTCGCGCTTCGCTGCAGGGGCACGAGATCGTCGTCGACATTCCGCCGGATATCCCACTTGTCCGGCTCGACCCGGTTCTGCTGCACCACTGCCTGATCAACCTGCTGGACAACGCGGGTCGCTATGCCGATCCCGGAACGCCGATCGCCATCCGCGCCCGCCGATTGCCCGACGCCCTGCTGCTCTCCGTAATCGACCAAGGCCCCGGGATCGCCGAGGGCCAGGAGCGCCGCGTGTTCGACACGTTCACCCGCCTGGAAGGCTCGGACCGAGTGCAGCACGGCACTGGCCTCGGTCTCGCCATCGTCAAGGCCTTTGCCGAAGCGATGGGGCTGTCGGTCGAAGCCGCCAATAACGCCGCCCCACGCGGCGCCTGCTTCACCATCCGCATTCCAGAAACGTTGCTCATCCGCGACATCGACGCCAGGACGATGACATGA